A window of the Bradysia coprophila strain Holo2 unplaced genomic scaffold, BU_Bcop_v1 contig_538, whole genome shotgun sequence genome harbors these coding sequences:
- the LOC119083015 gene encoding uncharacterized protein LOC119083015 produces MKIDLPAELASWANASKTKADSFTRLLKILQRHGYPDLPSDSRTLLETPRQTSLLVRNVPPGQYIHIGIEAGALYTLRQNGIDVNGLQFMIIDYNTDGVQISKSTTQVFWPIWCRIRNPYIGQPFLCGIFYSNSGGPKDANLFILDFVNELKYLITNGLKVNNKTKIPIRAGRFMGDAPGRCDIMGLKGPTGYYGCSRCTTKGLHCENRVCFPELNAALRSDKDFKDRAQPQHHHFTSFLEEVLELLGVTQAPIDGMHLVYACVTRRILFWLNTDCVNYKFRLSSAQIGTVNNLLEIAALTRPVEFARPVKGIHKYKKFKCTQLRQFLLYLSIVVLKKVFSEFQYEHLLLLVIGIRLLSDEKQFVKNNALAKKMLHDYVQILETKFGKWRVIYSVHNLIHLADEVLTQNEPLDRFSMWEFETANNGLKEFTKRQGAYLQQCYNRTFEKYNYRRDNPAHLIKYPILKFHIENEYAGINIAKQFFSRVIFEHFMLDQSSGNKWFVTTSGEIGLFEQAVLVDEKIKIRCRFIKRKFNYFEKPLNSSLLLIFQCNEDDLTNLFEIDSDHIQSKMFMIKDGGSSVFIPLL; encoded by the exons atgaaaattgaccTTCCTGCTGAACTGGCTTCTTGGGCAAATGCGTCTAAAACAAAAGCAGACAGTTTCACGAGActtctaaaaattttgcaaaggCATGGGTATCCTGATCTCCCGTCTGATTCACGAACATTGTTGGAGACTCCTCGACAAACTTCGTTGTTAGTTAGAAATGTTCCACCCGGGCAATATATTCATATTGGCATTGAAGCTGGCGCTCTGTACACTTTGAGACAAAATGGGATTGATGTTAATGGGCTCCAATTTATGATTATTGACTACAACACGGACGGGGTACAAATTAGCAAAAGTACCACACAAGTATTTTGGCCGATCTGGTGCAGAATCAGGAATCCTTACATTGGACAACCTTTTTTATGTGGAATTTTCTACAGTAACTCTGGAGGACCAAAAGACGCTAACTTATTTATTCTTGATTTCGTGAATGAGTTAAAATACCTAATAACGAATGGCTTGAAAGTTaataacaaaaccaaaataCCGATTCGTGCCGGTAGATTCATGGGCGATGCCCCAGGACGATGTGATATAATGG GCTTAAAAGGCCCAACTGGTTACTACGGCTGTAGTCGGTGTACAACAAAGGGACTTCATTGTGAGAATCGTGTCTGCTTTCCGGAGTTGAACGCGGCTTTGAGATCAGACAAAGATTTTAAAGATAGAGCTCAGCCACAACATCATCACTTCACTTCTTTCCTGGAAGAAGTTCTTGAGTTGCTAGGTGTAACTCAAGCTCCAATAGACGGTATGCATTTAGTCTACGCTTGCGTTACGCgacgaattttgttttggttaAACACCGATTGTGTCAATTATAAATTTCGACTCTCGTCCGCTCAAATCGGTACGGTAAAtaatttgttggaaattgCTGCTTTGACGAGACCAGTTGAGTTTGCTCGACCAGTGAAAGGCAttcataaatacaaaaaatttaagtgcACTCAACTAAGACAATTTCTGTTGTACCTTAGTATTGTCGTGttaaaaaaagtattttcggAATTTCAGTATGAACATTTGCTTCTATTGGTAATCGGGATTCGGTTACTGAGTGACGAAAAacagtttgtaaaaaataatgcacttgcaaagaaaatgttgcacGATTATGTACAAATTTTGGAAACGAAATTCGGCAAATGGCGTGTCATTTATAGTGTGCATAATTTGATTCATTTAGCTGATGAAGTGCTAACTCAAAATGAGCCACTCGATCGATTCTCTATGTGGGAGTTTGAAACCGCAAACAATGGGTTGAAAGAATTCACGAAACGCCAAGGAGCTTACTTGCAGCAATGTTATAACcgaacatttgaaaaatataattaccgACGCGACAATCCTGctcatttaattaaatatccaattctgaaatttcacattgaaaatgaatatGCTGGTATCAATATAGcgaagcaatttttttctcgtgtcatatttgaacattttatgttAGATCAGTCTTCAGGTAATAAATGGTTTGTAACAACTTCAGGTGAAATTGGATTATTCGAACAAGCGGTACTTGtggatgaaaaaattaaaattcgatGTCGCttcataaaacgaaaatttaactaTTTTGAAAAGCCACTAAACTCATCTCTATTACTCATTTTCCAGTGCAACGAAGATGACTTAACTAATCTTTTTGAGATTGACTCCGATCATATACAGTCCAAAATGTTCATGATAAAAGACGGAGGAAGCTCAGTTTTTATCCCacttttataa
- the LOC119083020 gene encoding uncharacterized protein LOC119083020, translated as MKRKFQVPKADSANTYVIIETVESGEIYVQFIPHVWLFAHKKNVAIKPRDTAKFYFPRRLPNQTKDKYMKFTKHAKFVCTVPENNDQWDCREGRVLKIGLASIEEAISAEKVFCEYFSTTEAEAAEIEPSKPKHLKRNKKAPVKTIQRKFESSSESEPECQQPVQTISNYNSCFGPDVPNNIIMQSVDADSFVSNMQGPEVFNFADLLTNDNENMINADTQSQQTANFVVLNDIGLHEPDKNYEPMERQILNFNAEANVPVGIQLATSNEASDTRCCSLSSCATRNYVTRSIGYTKNSSLNSIRFEVKY; from the exons atgaaacgaaaatttcaagtTCCAAAAGCAGACTCTGCTAACACATACGTAATAATTGAAACCGTGGAAAGTGGTGAAATTTACGTTCAATTTATACCACACGTGTGGTtatttgcacacaaaaaaaatgttgcgatCAAGCCGCGAGATAcagcaaaattttattttccgcgACGTTTGCCTAACCAAACTAAAGACAAATACATGAAATTCACGAAACATGCAAAATTTGTGTGCACGGTACCAGAAAACAATGATCAATGGGATTGTCGCGAGGGCAGAGTATTAAAAATTGGCTTAG cttCAATTGAAGAAGCTATAAGTGCCGAGAAAGTGTTCTGTGAGTACTTCAGTACAACCGAAGCCGAAGCTGCAGAGATTGAGCCTTCGAAACCTAAGCATctaaaacgaaacaaaaaagcACCTGTGAAAACTATTCAGAGGAAATTTGAAAGCAGTTCGGAAAGCGAACCTGAATGTCAACAac CAGTTCAGACGATATCCAACTACAATTCTTGTTTTGGACCAGATGTACCGAACAATATAATAATGCAATCTGTCGATGCTGATTCCTTCGTTTCCAACATGCAAGGTCCAGAAGTGTTTAACTTCGCTGATTTGCTAACAAACGACAACGAAAATATGATCAATGCTGATACACAGTCGCAGCAAACTGCAAATTTTGTCGTATTGAATGACATCGGCCTACATGAACCGGACAAGAATTATGAGCCAATGGAACGACAAATTCTTAATTTCAACGCAGAAGCAAATGTGCCAGTTGGTATTCAGTTGGCTACATCTAACGAAGCTAGTGACACACGTTGCTGTTCACTTAGTAGCTGTGCTACCAGAAACTATGTAACAAGATCGATtggttacacaaaaaattcttcactgAATTCAATTCGATTCGAAGTGAAATACTGA